The following are encoded in a window of Cyprinus carpio isolate SPL01 chromosome B18, ASM1834038v1, whole genome shotgun sequence genomic DNA:
- the LOC122140429 gene encoding leukotriene B4 receptor 1-like: protein MKEDSPFSRQQNLMMELRSSFNSTSNSTAVGSEKIAPAVVLGLCCLVGLPSNIVVIISIAREWNKNLSFTLKLMLNLAVSDALTLCLALIVMYEIQYGWKSGLWSCKFLVFLGHWSLYIAVLTVTSMSVHRYHNVIKSRVTNRMILQRLERRHRCLQLTGIWILAFVFALPVIFTQGLKDKNGLLRCQRITKSQSVKVTVLLFEILSGYVIPFSTMLTFYIWLHSSLTRTPQDQEPRNQGTNVRTYKKRLVISIVVAFFLFWTPVHIINVIDIVTSLTKTSHPDVHSQLKSFRRVYGDTSKTLAFLNCCLNPFLYVFFSRNVIKCTK from the coding sequence ATGAAAGAAGATTCACCATTTTCCAGACAACAAAATTTGATGATGGAGCTAAGATCAAGCTTCAATTCAACATCTAACAGCACTGCTGTGGGTTCAGAGAAGATTGCTCCTGCTGTAGTTCTGGGTTTGTGCTGTTTGGTTGGTTTGCCAAGCAACATTGTGGTAATCATCAGCATTGCTCGTGAGTGGAACAAAAATCTGAGCTTCACCTTAAAACTAATGCTAAACCTTGCGGTCTCTGATGCTTTGACCCTTTGCTTGGCTCTCATTGTTATGTACGAAATACAGTATGGATGGAAATCCGGCCTTTGGTCTTGTAAGTTCCTGGTTTTTTTGGGTCACTGGAGTCTGTATATAGCTGTTCTGACTGTCACATCCATGAGCGTGCACCGCTATCACAATGTCATTAAGTCGAGAGTCACTAACAGGATGATACTTCAGAGACTGGAAAGACGGCACAGGTGCCTTCAGCTGACTGGCATCTGGATTCTAGCCTTTGTCTTTGCCCTACCAGTCATTTTTACTCAAGGACTCAAAGACAAGAATGGATTGCTAAGATGTCAGAGGATAACCAAGTCACAGTCTGTAAAAGTAACTGTTTTGCTTTTTGAGATCCTGTCGGGGTATGTCATCCCATTTTCAACAATGTTGACATTTTATATCTGGTTGCACTCCAGTCTAACTAGAACTCCACAGGACCAGGAACCCAGAAACCAGGGGACAAATGTTAGGACTTACAAGAAGAGGCTTGTGATCAGCATCGttgtggctttctttctgttttggaCTCCTGTGCACATTATTAATGTGATTGATATAGTCACTTCTCTGACTAAAACATCTCATCCAGATGTTCATTCCCAACTGAAGTCCTTCCGCCGAGTATATGGTGATACAAGTAAGACTCTGGCTTTCCTAAACTGTTGTCTGAATCCTTTtctttatgttttcttttcaagaaatGTCATAAAGTGTACTAAGTAG